The genomic DNA CATGAAAACTTCGCACGAATACTGACTACTTACTTCTCTGCACAGTTAAGGACCTACGTCCATATCAATGTTGCATCGGCCGATCAGATTCCATATGAGGAGTTCATACGGTCTGTCCCGAAGATGACGATATTGAATGTGTATGAACTGCCTCCACTCGATGGGCGAATCCTCATCGAGATCAATCCCAATATTGCTTACTCGATGATGGACCGCGTCATGGGTGGAAAAGGAGTGTCCATCAACAAGGTGGAGAATCTCACGGAAATCGAGACAAGCATCATGAGCCAGCTCTTCGAAAAAGCCTTCGAGAGCTTGAGGGAAGCCTGGAGTACTGTCGTAGACGTTGATCCTGTCTTCGATGAGTTCGAAGTGAATCCCCAGTTCCTGCAGATGGTCTCCCCGAATGAAACGGTGGTGGTCATTTCGTTGAACACGACGATTGCAGAAACAAGCGGGATGATCAATATCTGCATCCCTCATGTCGTCCTTGAACCGATCTTGCCGAAACTCTCAGGAAGCTACTGGATGGAGAGCAAGCGGAAAGAAAGCAGCTCTACTGATGTGACCCAACTCCGTG from Rossellomorea marisflavi includes the following:
- the fliM gene encoding flagellar motor switch protein FliM, with translation MANEILSQSEIDALLSAINTGEMSADDFKKEEEERKVKVYDFKRALRFSKDQIRSLTRIHENFARILTTYFSAQLRTYVHINVASADQIPYEEFIRSVPKMTILNVYELPPLDGRILIEINPNIAYSMMDRVMGGKGVSINKVENLTEIETSIMSQLFEKAFESLREAWSTVVDVDPVFDEFEVNPQFLQMVSPNETVVVISLNTTIAETSGMINICIPHVVLEPILPKLSGSYWMESKRKESSSTDVTQLREGIKKAMVPVVAQLGKTEVTIEDFLSMGVGDVLDLGTGIGDPLTVCVGNVPKFIAQPGRSKKKLAVQILETLKGGDGDE